In one window of Armatimonadota bacterium DNA:
- a CDS encoding sodium-translocating pyrophosphatase — protein sequence MSEGELTLPTLPPLEWGMLWAVLITAVIALLYGWYLTRKVARAPAGSEAMQNVASAIHDGAMAYLGRQFRTMIVLVLVITIGLYFMYQGKYAEDPMIALGIALAFLMGVFASYGAGYVGMGVAVRANVRVANAALGSFKRALELAFQAGTVSGMFTVGLGLLGATVIFLVFREDAMRVLVGFGFGGCLAALFMRVGGGIYTKAADVGADLVGKVEKGIPEDDPRNAAVIADNVGDNVGDCAGMAADVFESYEVTLVAAIILGAAAIFVGADLGFGLKLIIYPLLVRAVGVFASIVGTWSVRGRDDEDMNPMQPINVGFWVSALLAAAGFGVVTVLYLPDWRFFVATAMGIVLALIIGRLTEHFTHTDKAPVTEIARSTRTGAATMLLAGLAEGMESSVWAILAICFTMLVSFVIFSGNLALAFYGIALAGLGLLTTTGYILAMDTYGPISDNANGIFEMSGALKEGDKKQEAAHRIVARLDAVGNTTKALTKGFAIATAVVAATSLFASFAAESELVETGIRVNFPPVFIGLLIGGAVPFLFSSFAIRAVGRAAGLLVDEVRRQFREIPGIMEGTGRPEYSRCVEISTRAAQKELIGPGLLAIATPVLVAFGLGAAALGGYLAGAILTGQLMAVFMANTGGAWDNAKKKIEDGLYGGKGTEFHKAAVIGDTVGDPLKDTAGPALNPLIKVMNLVALLLAPFVAATQLGEMSPALRVVVVLAAIAALGTAVVFSKRSGLGAETALEEKTGEPPEAGA from the coding sequence ATGAGCGAGGGCGAGCTTACGCTGCCCACGCTGCCGCCGCTGGAGTGGGGTATGCTGTGGGCGGTGCTGATTACAGCGGTCATCGCGCTGCTCTATGGGTGGTACCTGACGCGCAAGGTTGCGCGAGCGCCCGCCGGCAGCGAGGCCATGCAGAACGTCGCCTCCGCGATTCACGACGGGGCGATGGCCTACCTGGGTCGGCAGTTCCGGACGATGATCGTCCTCGTGCTCGTCATCACGATCGGCCTTTACTTCATGTACCAGGGGAAGTACGCCGAGGATCCGATGATCGCGCTCGGGATCGCGCTGGCGTTCCTCATGGGCGTGTTCGCGTCATATGGCGCGGGTTACGTCGGGATGGGCGTGGCGGTGCGCGCGAATGTGCGCGTGGCGAATGCGGCGCTCGGCAGCTTTAAGCGCGCGCTCGAGTTGGCGTTCCAGGCGGGGACGGTGTCGGGGATGTTCACGGTCGGCCTGGGCCTGCTCGGCGCCACGGTCATCTTTCTCGTGTTCCGCGAGGATGCGATGCGCGTGCTCGTGGGCTTCGGCTTCGGCGGGTGCCTGGCGGCGCTCTTCATGAGGGTCGGCGGCGGAATCTACACCAAGGCGGCGGACGTCGGAGCCGACCTCGTGGGCAAGGTCGAGAAGGGCATCCCCGAGGATGACCCCCGCAACGCCGCCGTCATCGCCGACAACGTCGGCGACAACGTCGGGGACTGCGCCGGCATGGCCGCCGACGTCTTCGAGAGCTACGAAGTGACGCTGGTGGCGGCCATCATTCTCGGCGCGGCGGCCATCTTCGTCGGGGCCGACCTCGGGTTCGGCCTCAAGCTCATCATCTATCCGTTGCTCGTGCGGGCGGTGGGCGTGTTCGCCTCCATCGTCGGCACCTGGAGCGTGCGCGGCCGCGATGACGAGGACATGAACCCGATGCAGCCGATCAATGTCGGCTTCTGGGTCTCGGCGCTGCTCGCCGCGGCCGGATTCGGGGTGGTGACGGTGCTCTACCTGCCGGACTGGCGCTTCTTCGTGGCGACGGCAATGGGCATCGTGCTCGCGCTGATCATCGGCCGACTCACCGAGCATTTCACGCACACCGACAAGGCGCCGGTAACCGAGATCGCGCGCTCGACGCGCACCGGCGCGGCCACCATGCTGCTGGCCGGGCTCGCGGAAGGCATGGAGAGCAGCGTGTGGGCGATCCTGGCGATCTGTTTCACCATGCTCGTTTCGTTCGTGATCTTCAGCGGCAACCTCGCGCTGGCGTTCTACGGCATTGCGTTGGCCGGCCTCGGGCTGCTGACGACGACCGGCTACATTCTAGCAATGGATACATACGGGCCGATATCGGACAACGCCAACGGCATTTTCGAGATGTCGGGTGCGTTGAAGGAAGGGGACAAGAAACAGGAGGCAGCCCATCGCATCGTCGCCCGCCTGGACGCCGTAGGCAACACGACCAAAGCCCTGACCAAGGGCTTCGCCATTGCCACTGCGGTGGTCGCGGCGACCTCTCTGTTCGCGTCCTTCGCGGCGGAGAGCGAACTGGTGGAAACGGGAATACGCGTTAACTTCCCGCCCGTGTTCATCGGGCTGCTCATCGGCGGCGCGGTGCCGTTCCTGTTCTCCAGTTTCGCCATCCGCGCAGTCGGCCGCGCGGCGGGCTTGCTCGTGGATGAAGTGCGGCGCCAGTTCCGCGAGATCCCGGGCATCATGGAAGGCACCGGGCGCCCCGAGTACTCTCGGTGTGTCGAGATCAGCACTCGCGCGGCGCAGAAGGAGCTTATCGGCCCGGGCCTGCTCGCCATCGCCACGCCGGTCCTGGTCGCTTTCGGGCTCGGCGCCGCAGCGCTCGGCGGCTACCTCGCGGGGGCGATCCTCACCGGACAGCTTATGGCCGTGTTTATGGCGAATACCGGCGGCGCATGGGATAACGCGAAGAAAAAGATCGAGGACGGGCTCTACGGCGGCAAGGGCACCGAGTTTCACAAGGCAGCAGTCATCGGCGATACGGTCGGCGATCCCCTCAAGGACACTGCGGGGCCCGCGCTCAACCCGCTGATTAAGGTAATGAACTTGGTGGCGCTTCTGTTGGCGCCGTTTGTGGCGGCAACGCAGTTGGGAGAGATGAGCCCGGCGCTGCGCGTTGTGGTGGTGCTCGCGGCGATCGCCGCGCTCGGCACCGCGGTGGTGTTCAGCAAGCGGAGCGGCCTGGGCGCGGAGACGGCGCTTGAGGAGAAGACCGGGGAGCCGCCTGAGGCGGGGGCTTGA
- the pfkA gene encoding 6-phosphofructokinase — MTSGGDAPGMNAAIRAVVRRAIHHGSEVVGVRRGYLGLIEGEFEPLPATAVSGIINRGGTILLTARCPEFKTEEGQGDAVAQLRQHQIDGVIVVGGDGSLHGAHELWQKWQVPTVGIPGSIDNDLAGTDFSIGFDTAVNTALDAIDKIRDTAVSHDRIFVVEVMGRDVGFIALEVGLAGGAEAILVPEIPFETTRIGSTIKRGRRRGKTSYIIVVAEGAARGIAVAADIEAITGAETRATVLGHLQRGGAPTAADRVLATRLGAAAVDAMVEGRFGVMVGMQANQVVVFPLETIWTQRKTIDTSVYELAHVLAA, encoded by the coding sequence GACGCACCGGGGATGAACGCGGCGATACGCGCGGTCGTGCGCCGCGCGATTCATCACGGCTCGGAAGTGGTCGGCGTGCGCCGCGGATATCTCGGCCTGATCGAGGGCGAATTCGAGCCGCTCCCGGCCACCGCGGTCAGCGGGATCATCAATCGCGGTGGCACCATCCTGCTCACCGCCCGCTGCCCCGAGTTCAAGACCGAAGAAGGGCAAGGAGACGCCGTAGCGCAGTTGCGCCAGCACCAGATCGACGGGGTGATCGTCGTCGGGGGCGACGGCTCGTTGCACGGCGCGCACGAGCTGTGGCAGAAGTGGCAGGTGCCGACGGTCGGCATACCCGGCAGCATTGACAACGACCTCGCCGGGACGGACTTCTCCATCGGATTCGATACCGCGGTCAACACCGCGCTCGATGCGATAGACAAGATCCGCGACACGGCGGTGAGCCACGATCGCATATTCGTGGTCGAGGTCATGGGCCGCGACGTCGGCTTCATCGCGCTGGAGGTAGGTCTCGCCGGAGGCGCCGAGGCCATCCTGGTGCCGGAGATACCGTTCGAGACAACCAGGATTGGGAGCACGATCAAGCGGGGACGACGGCGCGGCAAGACGTCGTACATCATCGTCGTCGCAGAGGGTGCGGCGCGAGGCATAGCCGTCGCCGCCGATATTGAAGCCATTACCGGAGCCGAGACCAGAGCGACCGTCCTCGGCCATTTGCAGCGCGGCGGCGCGCCGACGGCTGCCGACCGCGTGCTTGCCACCCGGCTCGGCGCGGCTGCGGTGGACGCAATGGTCGAAGGGCGGTTCGGCGTCATGGTCGGCATGCAGGCCAACCAGGTCGTCGTCTTTCCCCTCGAGACGATATGGACGCAGCGGAAGACCATTGACACCTCGGTGTACGAGTTGGCCCACGTGCTGGCGGCATAG
- a CDS encoding GGDEF domain-containing protein: protein MKDGNRQTLNNAAVAIRAVVLLTATIMTRVRMHAAPATLGLDILLVCGGLYVLLTSVLDRLGPRYRPDVSALVGLDVFYITALVWQTGGLASEFYLLYYLPILHASVRLDFRHAVLSSMLAALCYGLITVAGGPDVPVQSTPALQLATFGGSALILALFFATAAALSRSQRETTDRLERTVERLSALYRIARAVHAKDSLQSVVDTSLELGLELTGARFGYVALGNGAGELLVKASRAASSQGDIGEHPPFDRRLAEQCLVRRAPAVTDVRGDHPEVAGALRAGCCVISVPLVHNDNAYGAVQLYDAPGETCGERELETLVALCGEASRAIENARLLAEVHRLAVTDELTGLYHRSEFRRLLAAEVDNARANGGVITVLLFDIDGMQQIGAEHGPEAADEVLLAFADMLRRYIRSQDIAARYGADEFAVLLPQGGIDGARAVAARLCHAMARHPFHLHSEDEVRHFSVCAGAVVAKEMPDDPDHLIGRADEALFEARQAGPGQIRFWEATVKRGVVTQMRQIVEHVQHSSDEQWR from the coding sequence GTGAAAGACGGCAACCGCCAAACACTCAATAACGCAGCAGTCGCCATCCGCGCGGTGGTCCTACTCACCGCCACGATCATGACGCGCGTGCGGATGCACGCCGCTCCGGCGACCTTGGGATTGGACATCCTTCTCGTTTGCGGGGGACTGTATGTGCTGCTGACATCTGTCCTCGATCGCCTCGGGCCGCGCTACCGGCCCGACGTCAGTGCGCTCGTCGGCTTGGACGTATTCTACATCACCGCCCTGGTGTGGCAGACCGGTGGCCTCGCCAGCGAGTTCTATCTGCTCTATTACCTGCCCATTCTACACGCCAGTGTGCGCCTCGACTTCCGCCACGCGGTGCTGTCTTCCATGCTAGCCGCGCTGTGCTACGGGTTGATAACGGTCGCGGGAGGGCCGGACGTCCCGGTGCAAAGCACCCCGGCGCTTCAGTTGGCCACGTTTGGCGGATCCGCGCTAATCCTGGCGCTTTTCTTCGCGACCGCCGCGGCTCTGTCCAGAAGCCAGCGCGAAACAACCGACCGCTTGGAGCGAACGGTCGAGCGGCTGTCGGCGCTGTACCGCATCGCGCGCGCGGTTCACGCCAAGGACAGCTTGCAGAGCGTCGTCGATACGAGCCTTGAACTCGGGTTGGAGCTCACGGGGGCGCGCTTCGGGTATGTGGCACTGGGCAACGGCGCCGGCGAACTGCTGGTCAAAGCCAGCCGCGCCGCAAGCAGCCAGGGGGATATCGGCGAGCACCCGCCGTTCGATCGCCGTCTCGCGGAGCAGTGTCTGGTGCGGCGGGCGCCGGCGGTGACCGACGTTCGGGGCGATCATCCCGAAGTGGCCGGCGCGCTGCGCGCGGGATGCTGCGTGATCTCCGTTCCGTTGGTACACAACGACAACGCCTATGGGGCGGTGCAGCTCTACGATGCTCCCGGCGAGACGTGCGGTGAGCGGGAACTCGAGACGCTGGTCGCGCTATGCGGGGAGGCGTCGCGCGCGATCGAGAACGCCCGTCTGCTGGCCGAGGTTCACCGCTTGGCGGTGACAGACGAACTCACCGGGCTCTACCACCGCAGCGAGTTCCGACGTTTGCTCGCCGCGGAAGTTGACAACGCGCGGGCCAACGGGGGCGTCATCACGGTGCTTCTGTTCGATATTGACGGGATGCAGCAGATTGGGGCTGAGCACGGACCCGAGGCGGCGGACGAGGTACTGCTCGCCTTCGCAGACATGTTACGCCGGTACATCAGATCGCAGGACATCGCCGCGCGCTACGGCGCCGACGAGTTCGCAGTGCTGCTGCCGCAGGGAGGCATTGACGGTGCGCGAGCCGTTGCGGCGCGGCTGTGCCATGCCATGGCGCGCCATCCGTTCCACCTCCACAGCGAGGACGAGGTCCGTCATTTCAGCGTTTGCGCCGGCGCGGTCGTTGCCAAGGAGATGCCCGACGACCCGGATCATCTGATCGGGCGCGCCGACGAAGCGCTGTTCGAGGCAAGGCAGGCGGGGCCGGGCCAGATCCGTTTCTGGGAGGCCACCGTCAAGCGCGGCGTCGTGACGCAGATGCGTCAGATCGTGGAGCACGTGCAGCACTCCTCAGACGAGCAGTGGCGCTGA